From the Hylaeus volcanicus isolate JK05 chromosome 4, UHH_iyHylVolc1.0_haploid, whole genome shotgun sequence genome, one window contains:
- the LOC128874810 gene encoding adhesion G protein-coupled receptor A3 isoform X4, translated as MMKAALIFLVLTQARGKTIQTCPQYCTCKLGAQAEWLRVKCGNELQDIRSINIDIVSVELVQLDLSRNKIYTIEANIFKNLTNLKRLDLSQNNITSIGEGCFNGLGNLERLDLSKNQISNIDAYAFRKLSNLKRLDLSGNNISIVIPSLFHDLLALERLKLNENRLTTLREGTFSGLKSIKQLDLSTNPWKCDCELYWFSDWIHKSSIKLIPAPKCASPVNMKGEFMKKLKYSENIQCQWLPPTIELRPVHNQVVFAGDSLTLKCRAPSITEDRNAKLSWLWYPNTTTEVMDLNIFTDPQKSLSNIKIDNRYLADSGIVDSSLSIVPVKEEHNGQWNCLLLSINGNRSKAISVIVISDQTRYCPLAVTKNNKGIYTWPRTVVGWRAELPCEGNHLSGLMQMPSKASYQCNITGYWENLNTELCPYISHTTKSLEQFSKVNLSLAKITLLETAKKLKNYTVHGIKVTDPVEVNFITKTIENYLNFLVEEKELGAILIDVISSVINLPKNILKRAEISFKSCTRLIKAVEKIVEFTPSIQSYKKNMALEEFRVKRNSFTGLICTWYSNAAFIGDSESKFLQCTTNNRTTPVNIKDKIIEASIHLPTSLLEYSQEAIVHQLMISVYSNNKLFPKILNTDTMDITSCVIGSKLFGVSVQNLTEPVYVMLRAPLYYYAGKKLLPVVWDETLNKSGGWTSNGCYLRNVLNNLIVFHCNRLGYYGLLQDTSYLDQDGNSMTGAKFKYSNPAIYIGSIVTITCLIITCVTYIICYASITMPKKAKHCVINTWFAMALLSFSYSIGIHQTENIQICQGVGLTLHYLSLCSLLWMAVSASNMYKKFSKSDLEDIPDNELQDQPIPKPLLGLYLVGWGIAMIICGISGAINLREYAGYSYCFLTSGPALAALFLPAGILIVYLIIFHLLIKCAIQNVDVNTQLSEGTQATENMDLELLEPSTNLSANRNSIHSAQLSSDIVDSEHSQITQLKGQIIMLILYLISWIAAAAAITKPLSAYISFDEIVFATLYSLFSSSLGVFVLFFYGIVRNDVRSQWLKMRCWLQKRKNRCCRTRSISDANPVIPTHPLVQHLVPPLSNSQATQVTSDSNSVGSSRCTNRSQTCNALKFTDIMSNQEALPVGRKMANVNLVVLHRQQYRSNNSVTTYTEPTCVEMFYNPHQSGVARKFFRKQRRHTKNNNLGPRKQGDGGATSDAGSCISVPRPAAKLESNIDQTILSTSAKVNNTNIHVELNPINDVKNVNILSDSGGSVSEERSVPMRFVIGHESLLRNVRKINNNCRLQDPI; from the exons ATGATGAAGGCTGCCCTCATATTCTTAGTTTTAACTCAAGCTAGAGGAAAAACAATTCAAACATGTCCACAATATTGCACATGTAAACTCGGTGCACAAGCAGAGTGGTTACGAGTTAAATGTGGCAATGAATTGCAAGATATTAGAAGTATCAATATTGATATTGTCAGTGTAGAATTAGTACAATT GgatttaagtagaaataagATTTATACCATTGAAgccaatatatttaaaaatttgacaaatCTCAAACGTTTGGATTTATCACAGAATAATATAACATCTATTGGCGAAGGTTGCTTTAATGGTCTTGGAAATTTAGAAAGACT ggatttaagtaaaaatcaaatttcaaacataGATGCTTATGCATTTcgaaaattgtcaaatttaaaaagact CGATTTATCAGGAAACAACATAAGTATTGTGATACCATCATTATTTCATGATTTACTGGCATTAGAGCGCTT gaaattaaatgaaaatagactAACAACTTTAAGGGAAGGTACCTTCTCTGGCCTCAAATCTATAAAACAATT aGATCTGTCTACTAATCCATGGAAATGTGATTGTGAATTATATTGGTTCAGCGATTGGATTCATAAGAGctctattaaattaat CCCAGCACCAAAATGTGCATCACCTGTAAATATGAAAGgtgaatttatgaaaaaattaaaatattcggaAAACATTCAATGCCAATGGTTACCTCCTACAATTGAACTTCGACCTGTTCATAATCAAGTAGTTTTTGCTGGAGATTCgttaactttaaaatgcagAGCGCCTAGTATTACAGAAGATAGAAATGCAAAATTGAGTTGGTTGTGGTATCCTAATACTACTACTGAAGTTAtggatttaaatatatttacagatCCACAAAAAAGTTTAtccaatattaaaattgataatagaTACCTTGCAGACAGTGGGATTGTAGATAg CTCACTTAGTATTGTTCCAGTCAAGGAGGAGCATAATGGACAATGGAATTGTTTATTGCTTTCTATAAATGGCAATAGATCTAAAGCAATCAGTGTAATTGTTATCTCTGATCAAACTCGTTATTGTCCATTAGCAG TAACTAAAAACAATAAAGGCATTTATACATGGCCAAGAACTGTGGTAGGATGGAGAGCAGAATTACCTTGTGAAGGCAACCATTTATCTGGTTTAATGCAAATGCCTTCAAAAGCCTCCTACCAGTGTAATATCACAGGCTATTGGGAAAATTTAAACACAGAGTTATGCCCTTACATATCACACACAACCAAAAGCTTAGAACAATTTTCTAAGGTTAATCTTTCACTTGCAAAGATTACTTTATTAGAAACtgcgaaaaaattaaaaaattacacagTACATGGCATAAAAGTAACTGATCCTGTtgaagtaaattttataacaaaaactatagaaaattatttaaactttttagTCGAAGAAAAGGAACTTGGTGCTATATTAATTGATGTTATCAGTTCAGTCAttaatttaccaaaaaacATCTTAAAAAGGgctgaaatttcttttaaatcttgTACGCGACTAATAAAAGCCGtggaaaaaattgtagaatttaCTCCATCAATACaatcttacaaaaaaaatatggctCTAGAAGAGTTCAGAGTTAAACGGAATAGTTTCACTGGTTTAATATGTACATGGTATTCGAATGCTGCTTTTATTGGCGATTCAGAATCAAAATTTCTACAATGTACGACAAATAACAGAACTACTCCCGTTAATATAAaagacaaaataattgaagccTCGATACATTTACCTACATCTTTATTAGAATACTCACAAGAAGCCATTGTTCATCAACTAATGATTTCCGTGTACagcaataataaattgtttcctAAAATTCTTAACACTGATACTATGGATATTACATCGTGTGTTATTGGAAGcaaattat ttggagTATCAGTGCAAAATTTAACTGAACCAGTATACGTCATGTTACGAGCACCTTTATATTACTATGCCGGAAAGAAACTATTGCCAGTGGTTTGGGATGAAACATTGAATAAATCCGGTGGATGGACGAGTAATGGATgttatttaagaaatgtatTGAACAATTTAATAGTATTTCATTGTAATCGTTTAGGATATTATGGGCTTTTACAAGATACTTCTTACCTTGATCAAGATGGTAATAG tatGACCGgagcaaaatttaaatactcaAATCCAGCAATATATATTGGAAGTATCGTAACAATAACGTGTCTAATTATTACATGTGtaacatatattatttgttacgcATCAATTACTATGCCTAAGAAAGCAAAACATTGTGTTATTAATACCTGGTTTGCCATGGCATTATTGTCATTTTCTTATAGCATTGGTATTCACCAgacagaaaatattcaaatttgtcAAGGTGTTGGTCTAACACTTCATTACTTGTCTTTATGTTCCTTATTATGGATGGCAGTATCTGCTAG taatatgtataaaaagttttcaaagtCAGACCTTGAAGATATTCCAGATAATGAACTACAAGATCAACCAATACCAAAACCATTATTAGGTCTTTATTTGGTTGGCTGGGGTATAGCTATGATAATCTGTGGTATATCTGGAGCGATAAATCTACGAGAGTATGCAGGATATTCATATTGCTTCCTCACGTCTGGTCCTGCTCTTGCTGCTCTGTTTCTTCCAGCTGGAATCCTAATCGTATAtctgattatttttcatttgctcATTAAGTGTGCAATTCAGAATGTTGATGTAAATACTCAGTTATCTGAAGGCACGCAAGCTACAGAAAATATGGATTTAGAATTATTGGAACCAAGTACGAATCTATCTGCGAACAGAAATAGTATACACAGCGCACAACTTTCTTCCGATATTGTGGATTCAGAACATTCTCAAATAACACAGTTAAAAGGTCAGATTATTATGTTAATTCTATATCTAATATCGTGGATTGCTGCAGCGGCAGCGATTACAAAACCATTAAGCGcatatatttcttttgatGAGATTGTATTTGCTACTTTATATTCTCTTTTTTCAAGTTCTCTTGGTGtttttgtacttttcttttatggaATAGTACGAAATGATGTTAGGTCACAGTGGTTGAAAATGCGTTGCTGGCTTCAAAAGCGAAAGAATCGATGTTGTAGAACGAGGAGCATTTCTGACGCAAATCCTGTAATTCCAACACATCCTTTAGTACAACATTTGGTACCTCCATTGTCTAATTCCCAAGCTACACAAGTAACATCCGATTCGAATTCCGTTGGGTCATCAAGATGTACTAATAGATCGCAAACTTGTAATGCTTTAAAATTTACAGATATTATGAGCAACCAAGAGGCTTTACCTGTTGGTAGAAAAATGGCAAACGTAAATTTAGTTGTTTTACATCGACAACAATATAGATCTAACAATTCTGTTACAACATATACTGAACCAACTTGTGTCGAAATGTTTTACAATCCTCATCAAAGTGGAGTTGCTagaaaattttttagaaaacaacgTCGccatacgaaaaataataatctcgGTCCTAGAAAACAAGGCGACGGTGGTGCAACCAGCGATGCTGGAAGTTGCATTTCAGTACCGCGACCTGCTGCAAAATTAGAAAGTAATATAGACCAAACTATCTTAAGTACTAGTGcgaaagtaaataatacaaatattcacGTCGAACTGAATCCCATAAAcgatgttaaaaatgttaacattcTCTCAGATAGCGGTGGTAGTGTATCGGAAGAAAGAAGTGTTCCAATGCGTTTTGTTATTGGCCATGAAAGTCTTCTTCGAAATGTgagaaaaattaacaacaattGCAGGTTGCAAGACCCT ATATAA
- the LOC128874810 gene encoding adhesion G protein-coupled receptor A3 isoform X3 produces the protein MMKAALIFLVLTQARGKTIQTCPQYCTCKLGAQAEWLRVKCGNELQDIRSINIDIVSVELVQLDLSRNKIYTIEANIFKNLTNLKRLDLSQNNITSIGEGCFNGLGNLERLDLSKNQISNIDAYAFRKLSNLKRLDLSGNNISIVIPSLFHDLLALERLKLNENRLTTLREGTFSGLKSIKQLDLSTNPWKCDCELYWFSDWIHKSSIKLIPAPKCASPVNMKGEFMKKLKYSENIQCQWLPPTIELRPVHNQVVFAGDSLTLKCRAPSITEDRNAKLSWLWYPNTTTEVMDLNIFTDPQKSLSNIKIDNRYLADSGIVDSSLSIVPVKEEHNGQWNCLLLSINGNRSKAISVIVISDQTRYCPLAVTKNNKGIYTWPRTVVGWRAELPCEGNHLSGLMQMPSKASYQCNITGYWENLNTELCPYISHTTKSLEQFSKVNLSLAKITLLETAKKLKNYTVHGIKVTDPVEVNFITKTIENYLNFLVEEKELGAILIDVISSVINLPKNILKRAEISFKSCTRLIKAVEKIVEFTPSIQSYKKNMALEEFRVKRNSFTGLICTWYSNAAFIGDSESKFLQCTTNNRTTPVNIKDKIIEASIHLPTSLLEYSQEAIVHQLMISVYSNNKLFPKILNTDTMDITSCVIGSKLFGVSVQNLTEPVYVMLRAPLYYYAGKKLLPVVWDETLNKSGGWTSNGCYLRNVLNNLIVFHCNRLGYYGLLQDTSYLDQDGNSMTGAKFKYSNPAIYIGSIVTITCLIITCVTYIICYASITMPKKAKHCVINTWFAMALLSFSYSIGIHQTENIQICQGVGLTLHYLSLCSLLWMAVSASNMYKKFSKSDLEDIPDNELQDQPIPKPLLGLYLVGWGIAMIICGISGAINLREYAGYSYCFLTSGPALAALFLPAGILIVYLIIFHLLIKCAIQNVDVNTQLSEGTQATENMDLELLEPSTNLSANRNSIHSAQLSSDIVDSEHSQITQLKGQIIMLILYLISWIAAAAAITKPLSAYISFDEIVFATLYSLFSSSLGVFVLFFYGIVRNDVRSQWLKMRCWLQKRKNRCCRTRSISDANPVIPTHPLVQHLVPPLSNSQATQVTSDSNSVGSSRCTNRSQTCNALKFTDIMSNQEALPVGRKMANVNLVVLHRQQYRSNNSVTTYTEPTCVEMFYNPHQSGVARKFFRKQRRHTKNNNLGPRKQGDGGATSDAGSCISVPRPAAKLENSGGSVSEERSVPMRFVIGHESLLRNVRKINNNCRLQDPVSVSTVLHSPRNSSCQKLEVINTTSHDSDIDIKTDEEKHLRNVSQQCSLEYSSEVESTTQMTSEKSDHNLPEIYETAETVVEEKFVRKRCQSINESHEAAERLCKTNLKWLSHSNSMYCLPIDTVKSLKNNYHSSLNDISSLISSKNCKYLKPSFTNLQSITSSNLYDQISLSQKSLSQSELSFSEVNSFTSDNTHNLEESTREHVNSSMNIECMSNVCTNEYNFCFTAEVTLPSLNCTNVSQDSKEKTTNSLTDIRSLMSSPCNIVKSFDSANEVESVNKNTNLDNLQHIEVGKIYLKNPNIYLQVAKKETSV, from the exons ATGATGAAGGCTGCCCTCATATTCTTAGTTTTAACTCAAGCTAGAGGAAAAACAATTCAAACATGTCCACAATATTGCACATGTAAACTCGGTGCACAAGCAGAGTGGTTACGAGTTAAATGTGGCAATGAATTGCAAGATATTAGAAGTATCAATATTGATATTGTCAGTGTAGAATTAGTACAATT GgatttaagtagaaataagATTTATACCATTGAAgccaatatatttaaaaatttgacaaatCTCAAACGTTTGGATTTATCACAGAATAATATAACATCTATTGGCGAAGGTTGCTTTAATGGTCTTGGAAATTTAGAAAGACT ggatttaagtaaaaatcaaatttcaaacataGATGCTTATGCATTTcgaaaattgtcaaatttaaaaagact CGATTTATCAGGAAACAACATAAGTATTGTGATACCATCATTATTTCATGATTTACTGGCATTAGAGCGCTT gaaattaaatgaaaatagactAACAACTTTAAGGGAAGGTACCTTCTCTGGCCTCAAATCTATAAAACAATT aGATCTGTCTACTAATCCATGGAAATGTGATTGTGAATTATATTGGTTCAGCGATTGGATTCATAAGAGctctattaaattaat CCCAGCACCAAAATGTGCATCACCTGTAAATATGAAAGgtgaatttatgaaaaaattaaaatattcggaAAACATTCAATGCCAATGGTTACCTCCTACAATTGAACTTCGACCTGTTCATAATCAAGTAGTTTTTGCTGGAGATTCgttaactttaaaatgcagAGCGCCTAGTATTACAGAAGATAGAAATGCAAAATTGAGTTGGTTGTGGTATCCTAATACTACTACTGAAGTTAtggatttaaatatatttacagatCCACAAAAAAGTTTAtccaatattaaaattgataatagaTACCTTGCAGACAGTGGGATTGTAGATAg CTCACTTAGTATTGTTCCAGTCAAGGAGGAGCATAATGGACAATGGAATTGTTTATTGCTTTCTATAAATGGCAATAGATCTAAAGCAATCAGTGTAATTGTTATCTCTGATCAAACTCGTTATTGTCCATTAGCAG TAACTAAAAACAATAAAGGCATTTATACATGGCCAAGAACTGTGGTAGGATGGAGAGCAGAATTACCTTGTGAAGGCAACCATTTATCTGGTTTAATGCAAATGCCTTCAAAAGCCTCCTACCAGTGTAATATCACAGGCTATTGGGAAAATTTAAACACAGAGTTATGCCCTTACATATCACACACAACCAAAAGCTTAGAACAATTTTCTAAGGTTAATCTTTCACTTGCAAAGATTACTTTATTAGAAACtgcgaaaaaattaaaaaattacacagTACATGGCATAAAAGTAACTGATCCTGTtgaagtaaattttataacaaaaactatagaaaattatttaaactttttagTCGAAGAAAAGGAACTTGGTGCTATATTAATTGATGTTATCAGTTCAGTCAttaatttaccaaaaaacATCTTAAAAAGGgctgaaatttcttttaaatcttgTACGCGACTAATAAAAGCCGtggaaaaaattgtagaatttaCTCCATCAATACaatcttacaaaaaaaatatggctCTAGAAGAGTTCAGAGTTAAACGGAATAGTTTCACTGGTTTAATATGTACATGGTATTCGAATGCTGCTTTTATTGGCGATTCAGAATCAAAATTTCTACAATGTACGACAAATAACAGAACTACTCCCGTTAATATAAaagacaaaataattgaagccTCGATACATTTACCTACATCTTTATTAGAATACTCACAAGAAGCCATTGTTCATCAACTAATGATTTCCGTGTACagcaataataaattgtttcctAAAATTCTTAACACTGATACTATGGATATTACATCGTGTGTTATTGGAAGcaaattat ttggagTATCAGTGCAAAATTTAACTGAACCAGTATACGTCATGTTACGAGCACCTTTATATTACTATGCCGGAAAGAAACTATTGCCAGTGGTTTGGGATGAAACATTGAATAAATCCGGTGGATGGACGAGTAATGGATgttatttaagaaatgtatTGAACAATTTAATAGTATTTCATTGTAATCGTTTAGGATATTATGGGCTTTTACAAGATACTTCTTACCTTGATCAAGATGGTAATAG tatGACCGgagcaaaatttaaatactcaAATCCAGCAATATATATTGGAAGTATCGTAACAATAACGTGTCTAATTATTACATGTGtaacatatattatttgttacgcATCAATTACTATGCCTAAGAAAGCAAAACATTGTGTTATTAATACCTGGTTTGCCATGGCATTATTGTCATTTTCTTATAGCATTGGTATTCACCAgacagaaaatattcaaatttgtcAAGGTGTTGGTCTAACACTTCATTACTTGTCTTTATGTTCCTTATTATGGATGGCAGTATCTGCTAG taatatgtataaaaagttttcaaagtCAGACCTTGAAGATATTCCAGATAATGAACTACAAGATCAACCAATACCAAAACCATTATTAGGTCTTTATTTGGTTGGCTGGGGTATAGCTATGATAATCTGTGGTATATCTGGAGCGATAAATCTACGAGAGTATGCAGGATATTCATATTGCTTCCTCACGTCTGGTCCTGCTCTTGCTGCTCTGTTTCTTCCAGCTGGAATCCTAATCGTATAtctgattatttttcatttgctcATTAAGTGTGCAATTCAGAATGTTGATGTAAATACTCAGTTATCTGAAGGCACGCAAGCTACAGAAAATATGGATTTAGAATTATTGGAACCAAGTACGAATCTATCTGCGAACAGAAATAGTATACACAGCGCACAACTTTCTTCCGATATTGTGGATTCAGAACATTCTCAAATAACACAGTTAAAAGGTCAGATTATTATGTTAATTCTATATCTAATATCGTGGATTGCTGCAGCGGCAGCGATTACAAAACCATTAAGCGcatatatttcttttgatGAGATTGTATTTGCTACTTTATATTCTCTTTTTTCAAGTTCTCTTGGTGtttttgtacttttcttttatggaATAGTACGAAATGATGTTAGGTCACAGTGGTTGAAAATGCGTTGCTGGCTTCAAAAGCGAAAGAATCGATGTTGTAGAACGAGGAGCATTTCTGACGCAAATCCTGTAATTCCAACACATCCTTTAGTACAACATTTGGTACCTCCATTGTCTAATTCCCAAGCTACACAAGTAACATCCGATTCGAATTCCGTTGGGTCATCAAGATGTACTAATAGATCGCAAACTTGTAATGCTTTAAAATTTACAGATATTATGAGCAACCAAGAGGCTTTACCTGTTGGTAGAAAAATGGCAAACGTAAATTTAGTTGTTTTACATCGACAACAATATAGATCTAACAATTCTGTTACAACATATACTGAACCAACTTGTGTCGAAATGTTTTACAATCCTCATCAAAGTGGAGTTGCTagaaaattttttagaaaacaacgTCGccatacgaaaaataataatctcgGTCCTAGAAAACAAGGCGACGGTGGTGCAACCAGCGATGCTGGAAGTTGCATTTCAGTACCGCGACCTGCTGCAAAATTAGAAA ATAGCGGTGGTAGTGTATCGGAAGAAAGAAGTGTTCCAATGCGTTTTGTTATTGGCCATGAAAGTCTTCTTCGAAATGTgagaaaaattaacaacaattGCAGGTTGCAAGACCCTGTAAGTGTTAGTACAGTATTACATTCTCCAAGAAACAGTTCTTGTCAAAAACTAGAAGTAATAAATACAACTTCCCACGATTCGGATATAGATATAAAAACTGACGAAGAAAAACACTTGCGAAATGTTTCACAGCAATGTAGTTTAGAATATAGTTCTGAAGTAGAATCTACTACCCAGATGACTAGTGAGAAAAGTGATCATAATTTACCggaaatttatgaaactgcAGAAACAGTTgtggaagaaaaatttgtaagaaaaagATGTCAAAGTATCAATGAGTCCCATGAAGCAGCAGAACGACTctgtaaaacaaatttaaaatggttGTCTCATTCGAATAGTATGTACTGTCTTCCAATAGACACTgtgaaatcgttaaaaaataattatcatagtTCACTCAATGACATTTCGTCTCTTATTAGTTCAAagaattgcaaatatttaaaaccatcatttacaaatttacaaaGTATTACAAGCTCAAATTTGTACGAtcaaatttctctttctcaAAAATCACTTAGCCAGTCTGAATTATCATTTTCTGAAGTAAATAGTTTTACTAGTGATAATACGCATAATTTAGAAGAATCAACGAGGGAACATGTTAattcttcaatgaatattgAATGTATGTCTAATGTGTGTACTAAtgagtataatttttgttttactgcAGAAGTGACTTTACCTagtttaaattgtacaaatgTTTCGCAAGATTCTAAAGAAAAGACTACCAACTCTTTGACTGATATTAGATCGCTTATGTCAAGTCCTTGCAATATTGTAAAAAGTTTTGACTCGGCCAATGAAGTAGaaagtgtaaacaaaaatacaaacttAGATAATTTACAACATATTGAAGTCGGTAaaatatacttgaaaaatccaaatatttatctacaagtagctaaaaaagaaacaagtgtttaa